GTTCAGATATCGGCTGGAGCTCTAGAAGTTGAAGAAACTGGTTGCGAGGCGTGCACTTGTCTAGAGCGAGGAATTGAGTGGTCGTGTTTGTTATAGCTTCTGGCAGAGGCTCGCTGACGGGCATGTCCTGAGCAGGTTCTGAAGCAGACGAAGGACGAGCAAAGCTGGCAGGAAGTTGGTTTCGAATGTCTTCAGGCACTCCTTCGGATTTTCCAGTGTTCTCCGAGATCTGTGCAGGTGCCCTGGTCTCAAAACTAGGCGTGATTTCAGCTTGGCCCTCCTGGTCGGAATCACTAAGATCCAGGTCAATTTCGTCCGCGTTCTTCACGATACTAGCATCATGGCTGATTTTCTGCTTTTTGCTACCAGGGCCGTCTGCAGACTCAGATCCCTCCACACCTAGCCTCCGTCTTGTCCCGTCATGATCGATGTCAACCTGGCGCCAGGTCAAATTGTGTTGTATGTTGCGAACTGCTTGGGAGTTACTTTGTTCCAACAAAAAGCGAGAGTTCTCCTCAGCTTCCTGGCTGGCTGCTACATTGTGGAAATTTTTCCATGCGGAAATACGGCTCGTGGTGTCATCATTCTGCTGCTGGCCCGAGCCCTGGGTAGAGGTTGCCGCGATAGTGACGTGTTCTGGAACTTGGTGAGCCACTTCATCGGATGGCTTTTCGTCTGAGCTAGGATTGAAGGCCCTCGCTTCAGGATTAAGGGTGGACGTTTCGGAACTAGACGTAGCGGCTTCGGTGTTCGTAACCTCATTACCAGGATGATCTGAAGACGATTGAATTCCCTCTAGttcttgcttttttttttcgactTTAGGCTCCTTTCCTTCGGGCTCATGTTCtgcttcgatgaagtcaCTCAAGCTTCGGGAAACTGAGGCGCCGTCCATGCCAAACATGTAAGGGAGCTTCTgaggctgaagaagatcatGTTGAGATTTTTGTTGCGCTTTGTGCCCAAGGGGAATGGCATACTTGCCATGCTGAACAGAACCTGTAAACTTGATGTGGTAATGCGCAGAAAACCAATGGGCGGGACGCAGACGGTCGAGAACGTACTTTGCCGCCAGGCTACCTAGGAGACCTTGCTCTGAATCGTAGCGAAAGTCTTTCTTTATGCGAAAAAGCCTTTCATAATCTCCAGAATACTCGACGCCTCTGGGCCAGTCGTGGGACAGACCAAGATCAATCTGCGTACGGATTTGCAGAAGCTTGCGGACATCCAGCTCACGCACATGAAATATGCTGCGCTTCTCCCCTTCGTTGTAAGGTAGTCTTTCAAAGTGAGGCTTTGTATAGTCATAGCCTTTGTAAATGCCTGATAGACCAGCAATACGTAGAGGACCAAAGCGAAGGACGTTCGCAGCACCCATATAATAGATGTTAGGGGCCACCCAACCACCATAGTAGAGCTCGGATAAATGATTACTCGCTTCATGGTTGCCACCTATGAAGATGGTCAGGTATGGAGCGGTTCGCTTTCCGCTGTAGTACTCGTGGAAGTCTCCGATCTGTCGGAACTTCTTTGGAACAGCCATACAGGCCAAGTCATTGGAATTGCGTACAGCCTGCGTTCAGGAGTTAGCCATAGGAAGATTGAGTGACAGAGGGAAAATAGCGAAAGAAAGACGTGCCTGAAAGTCACCTCCAATTACAACCAAATCGACGCCATCCCATCCCTTAAGAGTGGCAGCTCGTTCGACAGAGGCATAGATCTCATGCAAACAGCCATGTCCCTAAAGATTTGGTTAGTATTTTAAATGGAAATAAAAGCGACAGCATCAAAGAATCACTTACACATCCTTCAAAAGCCACTCTGACAGAGGGGGTGTTCGACTTGGGCGCCTCCATTCTGCGAAGTTCTCTGAATTCCAGAACGAGAACGCCCTGACTTGGCAGACGTACTTTTGAAGACTCGAGAATGGATGAAAAAGCCAGCGTAGGGCCCAAATGACCGACTGGCAAGAGCTGTAAAACGAAGTAACGCTGCGGAGCTCGAACAAGGCAAAACAACCATATAACGAGATATGGCCCTTCGATGGATTCAAACACacagacaaaaaaaaaatgggaGAATTctcgaagaaaagaaaataacataaaagaaaacagagacaaaagaaggagaggatTGTGGGAGATGGAAAGggaagggagagagagagagagggtagagagagaaagaggaattgGGGATCCGCTGACTGTCTGGGCCGCTTTTCCTTCACTTCCCCTACACAAAAACTACGCCATTGAAGATCACTACAGAAAtaaaacaaacaaacaatcCACAATGCCTGTTAGTGAATACTTATCCCAGCTGGATTTTCTCAAAGATTCAGCCTCTTCTCTGAGCTCTGAGAGCCCTTCGACCGCGGCGCACCTGTTAGCGGTCCATAACCACATTCTGCATAACGACTTCAAGTCATTGAATATGCGCCAGCAGGAATTATGCTGCGGTGCTTGTGGTACTATCAGGAGCCCCGAGACAAGCAAGACCATCCagatcaagaaaaagaaatcaaagCGTACTGGAATTTCTACGGACGGAGCTACAATCTACAAGTGCCTCCGCTGTCATCGACGGACAGTTAAGCCGGTTCGAAAAGAGCCTGTCCGTTCCAAGGCGCCAACTAAATCTACGACGACGACTGTAGAAGCATCCGTCTCGACTACAGCACCTTCAACAGACAAGACGGTCTCAGAACAGTCTGCTTCTGAGCCCGCCAGCAAAACAGCGGAGAACGCCAGCAGCAAGAAACGGGCCAAAGCACGAAAACAAGGAGGACTACAGGCATTGCTGGCTTCTAAGCAAAAATCCCAATCGGCGTCTTCATCCCTCGATCTGTTTgattttcttcaatgatcaATTGATCCATCCAATCCTACTTGAatacttttttttctgtttgATGCCAAGCCCGGAAAATCGGCAGTTGGGTCCCGGTGTCTGCTTGCCCGTTTTAGACTAGCGCGGGGCCCCATTCAAGTGACGGAAGCGCCAGAGCTTCTTCCACCCAGCTCGCTGTTTGCTACTACGGCCCTGTGTTTCTCGTCTATAGAGAGAGTACTTCGACTGTCCATACCAGAGCTCGGGCACTAACTGTCGAAATGTCCAACGACACAATGTCGGTCTACTCCCAAGATGACGAGCACGATCCCCAAGCAGACGAGCTCCGCGAGACAACACTGGTGACGCTGGAAGCTTTGATCAGCTCCTGCAGTCAACAAATGCAGCCATACCTCTCAAATACCATAACCTCCGCCCTTCGATTTCTCAAgtacgatcccaacgtggcaGACAAtgaagaggacgaagagATGGGCGGTACCCAGGATGATGGCTCGGACGCTGAGCTTGATCTCGAAGACGATGACGAGTTTGAGGATTttgaggaagagggaggatATAGCGATGTGGATGATATGAGCTGGAAAGTCCGGCGATGTGCTGCTAAACTTCTCTACAGCGTCATCTCGACGTACGGTAGAGGAAAGGCACTGGACGATGCATCCTTATACCAGCAAATCGCACCCGCTCTCATTGCTCGCTTCaacaaagaaagagaagagagtgTCAAGCTGGAAGTCATCTCCACTATGACAGCGCTCATTCGAAAGACTAGCGAAGGGGCTGTCATCGTCACGTCGAGTGGATTCGATTCGGCCGGTGGCTCCAAGAACTCTCGGAAGAGAAGACGCCAGGACAGTGATGCCAGCGGTATCGCATTCGACCAGACCATCGGCACCCCGTCGGCTGTTGATTCGCCAGTCATCAACCCATCAACTCCAGAGTCCGGTCCACAGGCCGATCTGGCACGCTCAGTTCCGACAATCGTGCAGAGTGTCGTGAAGATGTGGAAGCAAGCCTCGGTGCCTCTAAAGCAAGCAATTGTGATTCTATTGAAAAGCTTGGCGCTCGTCCGTTATGGTGGATTGGCGGATCATCTACAGCAGATTGAAGGGCCTATTGTGGATGCGCTTAAGACATCTTCCTTCTCTGGCAGTTCAGCAGCACCGTCCGGGACTGCAGTCAGCGCAGGAACACTCCAGATCGAAACCCTCGGTCTCATTGCCGCGATTGCTGAGACTCATACTTCGGATTCTCTTTTGTCATTCCTCCTTGCGTTGATCCCTGGTGTGATCGGAGCGGTGGATGAGCGAAACTATAAAGTCAGCAGCGAAGCTCTTGGAGCTGTCGAGCAGATCGTGAAAGCTCTTACACCACCTCGAATCTCAACAAATGCTCAAAACGTTGCACCTCAGTTGGAGAAGCTGTACGACGTTGTTCTTGTCCGTATCACCAACACGAGTGCCGACCTTGAAGTCCGTCAGCGTGCCATCCACGTCTTTGGTGTGCTCCTAGCACGAACCGCTGGGGAAAAAGGATCCATCTTCCTCGCCTCTGATAGGCGATCTCATGGTCTctccatactggtggatcGTCTCAGGAACGAGACCACCCGGCTTTCTGCTGTTCGCGCTGTTGATGATGTCGCGGTTTTGTGCAGTCGTGAGACGGATGTCTCTGCGTCGTGGGTGAATGAAGTGACACTTGAACTCAGTGCGCAACTACGCAAGTCAGACCGTGCTCTCCGGGGTGCCAGTTTGGAGGCACTGCGCAGTCTGACTATGAATTCCAAGACTAGGGCTCACTTAGACCAGAAGACCATGAAGGAATTGGAGGGGTGTCTTTTGCCACTCATCAGCGCTGAGGATTTCCATCTTCTTACCCCCTCTCTCATCATCCTGGCCAAACTTGTTCCAGGCAATGCCAAGCTTTTGGTCGATGACGGCCTGGTCTCGGCCGTCTGTTCGATCGTCGTCCATTCGCTTGTTGGTACTGTCCTTAAGGCactgttgctgctggtcaAGGTTATTGGCGAGGAAGGTGCCGGTGCAGAGCTGATGAAAAAGCTTTTGCGGGATGTTGGGATTAACGGTGACACCTCCGTTGTTGGTAGGGCGATTGGTACCCTTTTGGTGCACGGTGGCTCAAAATTGGGTGTCAAGATGGAGGATTTCTTGACAGAACTGCAAACCTCTCAGGATGCGCAACGCAAGTGTCTTGCTCTCGCCATTCTCGGAGAAATCGGACTTCGCATGGGCGCCGAATGCTCGTTGACCCCCGACTTGTTTATCACTCATTTCAATTCAAAGTCAGACAAGGTTCGTTTGGCTGCTGCTACTGCTCTTGGTAATGCAGCAGCAGGCAACGTCAAGGCCTATCTGCCCATCATCATGGGTGGATTGTCCAAGTCCAGCCAGCAAAGCTACTTGCTGCTTCACTCTGTGAAAGAGTTGCTCCTCCACCCCGAACTCGTGCGTCCCGATGTTGCCCCTTCAGCAATGAAGCTGTGGCAGGCACTCCTCGTTGTctcggaggaggaagacaaCCGTGCTATTGGGGCAGAATGTGTTGGACGACTGGCATTGATTGACCCGGTCGCCTACATCCCTCATTTCCAGGTAATTTTTCTTACGTCTTCACACGGGTCCAGTCGCTAACCATAACCTAGGAATATCTCTCTAATAAAGACCCAACGATCCGTGGAGTTGTGATTTCCGCGTTTCGCTACACTCTGTCGGACTCGAGCGATACCTACAGTGACGTTCTGAGACCGTTGATCGTGCCGCTGTTGGTCAACATGCTCAGCGACCGCGATCTGGGCAACCACCGTCTGGCCCTCACGACTCTCAACTCTGCAATTCACAACAAGATGAACATTATCCTTCCACATCTTAACGAACTACTCCCGGCTGTCTTTGGTGACACTCATGTCAAGCCGGAACTCATCCGTCAGGTCCAGATGGGTCCGTTCAAGCACAAAGTTGACGACGGTCTTGAGCTGCGGAAGGTCAGTACTATCTCCAAGACAATCAAGTGCTTTTGATATATAACTAACTGTGAACAGAGCGCCTATGAAACCCTCTATGCCTCGCTCGACACCGCCTTCTCTCGCGCCCATGTCTCGGAATTCTACGACCGCATCTTGGCCGGAATCGATGACGAACAAGACATCCGCACCATCTGCAATCTGATGACCTCCAAGCTCATCCCTCTCGCGCCAGAGGAGACCCAACGCTATCTCGACCCGCTGTCAGAACGCTACACTGCTGTCCTGTCTTTCAAGCCCAAGGACAACGCCGTCAAGCAGGAAATTGAAAAGGCCCAGGAAGCATCCATGGGTGTCCTCAAGATTACGCGGGATATCAGCAAGGCATTCCCGAACGCTGAGATAACGGGCGAGAGCCATAAGTGGAAAACTTATATGGAGTGGGTTCGTAAGACGTTTACTACGCAGTTCAAGAGCTTGGAATTGGAGGTATAGTTTTCGGGGTGTAAAAGCGATTTGTCTCTTCGAGCGTCTTCCATGATAATGTTTCACGATATCATTGCACGACTACCTTACATTTTACCTTAGTCTAGCTTATCAATTGTAACGAAGAATGGTATTCGAGTAACACCATTTTTGCAAATTGAAcattgtacggagtattatGGGATCTGATCGTATCCTCCGCAATATATATATGCACCACGTAACTATTTTATGTGAAAGGCCATCCTAATGGCTTCCATAGACCCGTCATCCCGAGCTATCGTTTCTAATAGGAAAGGTTCTCCATAACAATTTCTGTTTACCAAATAGCTGCCATTCTGGGTCATCATTTGGTAACACGTGATCTGTGCCTTTTACCACGGCCATGTGTTTATGTGTTTACGACCGCGCACCCCGACTACTTGTTTCGGGGTCCCCACTGTGGGCGTTACATCCTTCTCCGATCGATGAATGCTCACCTTTTGCTTCACCATCACGGCTGCAGTCGCCATTCCGTGAGGGCGCCGAGAATGGCCTCTTGGCACTGTATTAGAGCCCTGGCCGCCATGGTGCCCACTCTTTTATCGTGGCCTCTTCCATCTAGGTTTGCCCCTCACTTTTCCACTCATTCTGTTCCCATTATATTATCATTCTGGGTTGCTATATTTACGAGCATTCTTTCCATATACCAATTTCCATGTTACTGCATGAACAAGCAGAAGCTTGCTCACTGCTTTGTACTTGCTCTCTAGCTTTGCCATGTGTTGCAGACCTCAACGTATtaatctcacgtgatgatgGCGAATCAAGGCAGAACtattggataacagttgatgaaggaaatgcagaaggaacagggatcgaATTGGCCAAACCAGCGGATATGTCACGTGACCGTTCATCAGTTTTGCTGTGTGgtggatggttgattggttgatggcctatcggctaaggctaactatagctaccgggcagaaagcgagggcggtgagtcACGTGACCCGATGAGTACCAACAGAATGTAGTTAATTTAgcgagaattgtgcaaatgcggataccatgcggatatccgcatcctatcCGCGCGGACTTGGACTTGGATTTGATACCTgagtcatatccaaatccgtgcggatttggatgtggataCCAAAGTGGTATCCGCGGATGAGCATATGTCGCAGTACTTAAATTCAGCCTAGGCCCCACCCATCCTGCCccgaaacacaaggagagcactctctgctcgaaagccctgggcatacaggcggtttggggcgaggaaaagaatGAGAAAGATTATGGAAGGGGGTATAACCCCAGGGACTGAAAGGGACAAGAGGATGcagaatagctgctggcctcgggTTCATGCaagatggtctgtcatagctatagggctcgatatggacaataaattTGATTGAATAAATAATAATAGAATACAAGGAAGTGCTGGGAGGAGCGAAGCAGGTCGCCGAGCTGGAGGATGTATCAGCTGAACAGGGTAACTTAGTGGGAGCGATCATCGGCCACTTAGTGTAGAAAGCTATCGTACTTGACAAAGCCAAAATATTAATCACATGATCCTGCAAAGACCAATCCTAAAGTTTTCTCTGCTGATGGTTGCGCAATAGCTTGAAAACTCCATCATGTTCATTCTCAGCGGCCCATGATAGCGGCGTCTGACCGGAGGCTGTATCTTTCAAGTCAGCATTGACCTTGCCTGCttcaagcagcagcttgaCAACGCCATCATGTCCGAGTTCATAATCATCTGGGATCTGTTGCAATTGCGGTCTCCCCGCCGGTATGATCCAATCACTCTAGGGCCATGCTAACAGCAAATGATGTTTTGAGATGCCGTGATGCATTGCGAATTGGATGTCCCCCAGTGTTCTCGTCGCGGCCATCCTTGTACCCTTCGTCGCCTTTTGGCCAAGCCTCATCGTTCGCGACCATATTTCAAGCGAGATGGATGCAAAGCTACAGTAGAAGTGCCTAAGCCATACTTGTGATAATACCTTTGATTCTGCAAGACCTAGTACAAGAATTGTAAATTTGTCTAAAATCTATTCAGTCCATCCCGCGGGCTTACTCACGAAAATAGTCAATGATATCAAATGTATCAGCATCAACCGTAGTCAAAAGTATACCATCCCCCAGCATCCCCTCAATAGCAGACTCAACCTCTGCAAAAGGAAGCTCTAAGCTGTTTTTAATGGCGTCAACATGCACTCCATCCTGGGTTGGTGGCTTGAGCAGTAGGTTAAATATCATGTGCTGAGTTCGATCCAGGACTCTCCTTGGAAATTCTCCTCTACCCTCAACATAAACCGGTTTGTTGTATGTCAGAGAGATATCATAAGAAGCTGCCACTGCAGAAACCTCCTCCACAAGATCAGCTGACCACAACTCCAACACAATACTATCCTCTGCAATTGTGTCAGGGCCGAATCGGAGAAATATCTGTTTCAGGGAGGTTTTTGACTGCCCTGACTTCTGGGTAATGATGAAGTGTTCCAGAAATTCGGCTTTGTGGTTGCTGAAATCTTCAGGGTCTACTGACCCCCCGACATTTCTTGAAAATGGCTCATGTTTGATGAAGTCAATGGTGAGTCGCTGAAGACAAGGAGTTTCTAGTTTAGAGGATGCATCAAGAGGTGTTGTATTGAAGAAAGAGGATGCATGAAGATGCAGTTCAGATAGTTTGTGAAATGCACTCAAGTTTGGTAGTCCCTTTCCAGGGATAGGCGGGAGTTCAATTCTTTCAAGGGAATCACAGTGTATATTCAGTAGGTTCTCAATCACAGGAGCGGGATAGCTTTCAGCATAGAGTGTATCATGAATAAACAAAAATGTCACTCTTTTGAGGTGAGCTGGCCAGAGAAATAGGAGATCTGCCACATCTGGCTCTGCAACAGGCACTGGTAGAACCAATGACTTGAGGTTCTGATGACAGCAAACAGGTAGCAACGGCTCACACTTATCAGGATGATTGAGTTGCTGATATTTAACAATTTGCTCCTCTGCTAAGTAGACCCAATTTTGATCAAATCTCAGGCTTCTTAGCAGATGCAGCATATCGTCACTCCAAGTGACTTGGCTCAGATGAATGTGTTGTAGTGTAGGCAAGTTGAAATACTTCCATATTGTTCTCAAGCCAATTCCAAATCTGATACCACTCAGGTCAAGAGAGGTCAGTGGGAGTCCAGCAATTGTCTCAAATAGTGCTTGATCAAAAGAGAGAATTTCAGTCCTCAAGGCCAATTGATTAATAACACTACCCTTTCTTGTTGCTTCTTTGATAAGTGAAATGCAG
The sequence above is a segment of the Aspergillus chevalieri M1 DNA, chromosome 6, nearly complete sequence genome. Coding sequences within it:
- a CDS encoding RNA lariat debranching enzyme (BUSCO:EOG09262LI4;~COG:A;~EggNog:ENOG410PGPY;~InterPro:IPR041816,IPR007708;~PFAM:PF05011;~TransMembrane:2 (o12-34i41-61o);~go_function: GO:0016788 - hydrolase activity, acting on ester bonds [Evidence IEA];~go_process: GO:0006397 - mRNA processing [Evidence IEA]) translates to MLFSFLREFSHFFFVCVFESIEGPYLVIWLFCLVRAPQRYFVLQLLPVGHLGPTLAFSSILESSKVRLPSQGVLVLEFRELRRMEAPKSNTPSVRVAFEGCGHGCLHEIYASVERAATLKGWDGVDLVVIGGDFQAVRNSNDLACMAVPKKFRQIGDFHEYYSGKRTAPYLTIFIGGNHEASNHLSELYYGGWVAPNIYYMGAANVLRFGPLRIAGLSGIYKGYDYTKPHFERLPYNEGEKRSIFHVRELDVRKLLQIRTQIDLGLSHDWPRGVEYSGDYERLFRIKKDFRYDSEQGLLGSLAAKYVLDRLRPAHWFSAHYHIKFTGSVQHGKYAIPLGHKAQQKSQHDLLQPQKLPYMFGMDGASVSRSLSDFIEAEHEPEGKEPKVEKKKQELEGIQSSSDHPGNEVTNTEAATSSSETSTLNPEARAFNPSSDEKPSDEVAHQVPEHVTIAATSTQGSGQQQNDDTTSRISAWKNFHNVAASQEAEENSRFLLEQSNSQAVRNIQHNLTWRQVDIDHDGTRRRLGVEGSESADGPGSKKQKISHDASIVKNADEIDLDLSDSDQEGQAEITPSFETRAPAQISENTGKSEGVPEDIRNQLPASFARPSSASEPAQDMPVSEPLPEAITNTTTQFLALDKCTPRNQFLQLLELQPISEQDGVQSQRPYRLQYDKEWLAILRVFANDLELGGNPDDTPCPDKGNAVYKPQIIEEEKWIEENVVKPGKLDVPENFTITAPVYDESVPITTEQMPLDYNNPQTAQICELIGIENKFYVSEEVSRARAAAGPRTDHSRTGGSGTSMRRGFGHGRGHGGGRGRNRRY
- a CDS encoding TIP120 domain-containing protein (COG:O;~EggNog:ENOG410PJYG;~InterPro:IPR016024,IPR013932,IPR039852;~PFAM:PF08623;~go_process: GO:0010265 - SCF complex assembly [Evidence IEA]); amino-acid sequence: MSNDTMSVYSQDDEHDPQADELRETTLVTLEALISSCSQQMQPYLSNTITSALRFLKYDPNVADNEEDEEMGGTQDDGSDAELDLEDDDEFEDFEEEGGYSDVDDMSWKVRRCAAKLLYSVISTYGRGKALDDASLYQQIAPALIARFNKEREESVKLEVISTMTALIRKTSEGAVIVTSSGFDSAGGSKNSRKRRRQDSDASGIAFDQTIGTPSAVDSPVINPSTPESGPQADLARSVPTIVQSVVKMWKQASVPLKQAIVILLKSLALVRYGGLADHLQQIEGPIVDALKTSSFSGSSAAPSGTAVSAGTLQIETLGLIAAIAETHTSDSLLSFLLALIPGVIGAVDERNYKVSSEALGAVEQIVKALTPPRISTNAQNVAPQLEKLYDVVLVRITNTSADLEVRQRAIHVFGVLLARTAGEKGSIFLASDRRSHGLSILVDRLRNETTRLSAVRAVDDVAVLCSRETDVSASWVNEVTLELSAQLRKSDRALRGASLEALRSLTMNSKTRAHLDQKTMKELEGCLLPLISAEDFHLLTPSLIILAKLVPGNAKLLVDDGLVSAVCSIVVHSLVGTVLKALLLLVKVIGEEGAGAELMKKLLRDVGINGDTSVVGRAIGTLLVHGGSKLGVKMEDFLTELQTSQDAQRKCLALAILGEIGLRMGAECSLTPDLFITHFNSKSDKVRLAAATALGNAAAGNVKAYLPIIMGGLSKSSQQSYLLLHSVKELLLHPELVRPDVAPSAMKLWQALLVVSEEEDNRAIGAECVGRLALIDPVAYIPHFQEYLSNKDPTIRGVVISAFRYTLSDSSDTYSDVLRPLIVPLLVNMLSDRDLGNHRLALTTLNSAIHNKMNIILPHLNELLPAVFGDTHVKPELIRQVQMGPFKHKVDDGLELRKSAYETLYASLDTAFSRAHVSEFYDRILAGIDDEQDIRTICNLMTSKLIPLAPEETQRYLDPLSERYTAVLSFKPKDNAVKQEIEKAQEASMGVLKITRDISKAFPNAEITGESHKWKTYMEWVRKTFTTQFKSLELEV
- a CDS encoding ribonuclease P Rpr2/Rpp21/SNM1 subunit (COG:S;~EggNog:ENOG410Q0S6;~InterPro:IPR007175;~PFAM:PF04032), with translation MPVSEYLSQLDFLKDSASSLSSESPSTAAHLLAVHNHILHNDFKSLNMRQQELCCGACGTIRSPETSKTIQIKKKKSKRTGISTDGATIYKCLRCHRRTVKPVRKEPVRSKAPTKSTTTTVEASVSTTAPSTDKTVSEQSASEPASKTAENASSKKRAKARKQGGLQALLASKQKSQSASSSLDLFDFLQ